In one Syntrophales bacterium genomic region, the following are encoded:
- a CDS encoding branched-chain amino acid ABC transporter permease: MKKIQLHPCGNFNESYDRELTVFSTDFGRIWAIVGIILLLSVPLMPLSPYLIYVMNITGIAAISVIGLNLLTGFTGQISLGHGAFFGVGAYAGAILATRLNLPIFITIPAAGLITAGVGMIFGVPSGRLKGLYLTIATLAGQFIIEYVLVHWEYMTKGTMGITMPMPVFFGFTIQGDIPFYYIIFPLLALMLWIAVNLIRTRFGRAWIAIRDNDRAAEGMGIPIFPYKVFAFAVSSFYAGFAGALWAYYMGSITTEPFNLALSVEYLAMVIIGGLGSISGSIFGAVFITVLNELLRFMTDFLMNSAIVTQLGLSLAPLREFFYGVAIVLFILFEPRGLAEVWRIVRSNFRLWPFPY; this comes from the coding sequence ATGAAAAAAATCCAATTACATCCCTGCGGCAACTTCAACGAGTCTTATGACCGGGAGCTTACGGTCTTTTCTACCGACTTCGGCAGGATTTGGGCCATAGTCGGCATTATCTTACTTTTATCCGTGCCGCTGATGCCGCTCAGCCCTTATCTTATTTATGTGATGAATATCACCGGAATAGCGGCAATTTCAGTAATCGGGTTGAATCTGCTGACCGGTTTTACCGGGCAGATATCGCTCGGCCACGGGGCGTTCTTCGGGGTTGGCGCCTATGCAGGGGCAATTCTGGCGACCAGGCTTAATCTGCCGATATTTATCACTATCCCTGCTGCCGGATTGATCACCGCCGGGGTAGGCATGATTTTCGGCGTGCCCTCCGGACGACTCAAGGGACTGTATTTGACTATCGCCACCCTGGCCGGTCAGTTTATAATCGAATATGTACTGGTGCATTGGGAATATATGACAAAGGGAACGATGGGAATCACGATGCCAATGCCCGTGTTCTTCGGATTCACCATCCAGGGGGATATTCCCTTTTATTATATAATTTTCCCGCTGCTCGCTTTGATGCTGTGGATCGCCGTTAATCTGATCCGCACGCGTTTTGGGAGAGCATGGATTGCGATCAGGGATAACGACAGGGCGGCGGAAGGAATGGGAATTCCCATTTTCCCTTACAAGGTCTTTGCGTTTGCCGTCAGCTCTTTTTATGCCGGTTTTGCCGGCGCCCTTTGGGCGTATTATATGGGCAGCATCACAACGGAACCATTCAATCTCGCACTTTCGGTGGAGTATCTGGCGATGGTGATCATCGGCGGCTTGGGAAGCATTTCCGGTTCCATTTTTGGAGCCGTGTTCATTACAGTGCTCAACGAGCTACTGCGTTTTATGACCGATTTCCTGATGAACAGCGCAATCGTCACGCAACTGGGTCTGAGCCTGGCGCCTCTGCGGGAGTTTTTTTACGGGGTTGCCATCGTTCTCTTTATTCTGTTTGAACCGCGCGGATTAGCGGAGGTGTGGCGGATCGTTCGCTCCAACTTCCGCCTCTGGCCTTTCCCTTACTGA
- a CDS encoding ABC transporter ATP-binding protein, with product MAQKLLQLNNISVVYSDVIQVLKGVSLSVEQGQIVSLLGSNGAGKTTTLKAISGLLKPENGMVTEGAILYKERPMHNKSPEEITRNGIIQVLEGRQPFKYLTIEENLRVGTATRSGKPYQEDLDKVYNYFPALSTMRKRLAGYCSGGELQMLVIGRGLMAHPELLLLDEPSLGLAPILVREIFGIIKRINEDEGTTIILVEQNAQMALQIAHYGYVMENGKIVMEGSAEAVRENPDIKEFYLGMSVTGDAKSYDEVKSYRRRKRWL from the coding sequence ATGGCACAAAAATTATTGCAACTCAACAACATTTCGGTTGTTTACTCGGACGTAATTCAGGTTCTTAAGGGTGTTTCGCTGTCGGTTGAGCAGGGTCAGATTGTCTCCCTGCTGGGAAGCAACGGGGCAGGTAAAACGACAACCCTGAAGGCAATATCGGGACTTCTGAAGCCGGAAAACGGGATGGTAACGGAGGGGGCGATTCTTTATAAGGAGCGCCCGATGCATAACAAATCTCCGGAAGAAATCACCCGAAACGGCATTATCCAGGTATTGGAAGGGAGACAACCGTTCAAATATTTAACAATAGAGGAAAATCTCCGGGTGGGAACGGCGACAAGGTCAGGGAAACCCTATCAGGAAGACCTCGACAAGGTTTATAATTATTTCCCCGCCTTAAGTACAATGCGCAAAAGACTCGCCGGTTACTGCAGCGGCGGAGAATTGCAGATGCTCGTTATTGGACGGGGGCTCATGGCCCATCCGGAATTGCTGCTTCTGGACGAGCCCTCCCTTGGTCTGGCGCCGATCCTTGTACGGGAAATCTTCGGCATAATTAAAAGGATAAACGAAGACGAGGGAACCACTATCATCCTTGTCGAACAAAACGCCCAGATGGCCCTCCAGATTGCCCATTACGGCTATGTAATGGAAAACGGCAAGATTGTTATGGAAGGCTCCGCGGAGGCCGTCCGTGAAAACCCGGATATTAAGGAATTCTATCTGGGAATGTCGGTAACAGGGGATGCCAAATCTTATGACGAGGTAAAATCCTACCGGCGTAGAAAAAGATGGCTTTAG
- the recJ gene encoding single-stranded-DNA-specific exonuclease RecJ, with translation MSVHDLPTTRWHLREENREAQYLLVRDLGISPIVSGIIINRDIGTTEEIRHYLSPSLHDLHNPFLMRDMKKAVERFITAFHQKKKIVVFGDYDADGITSVVVLLRFICEIHGNASFYIPDRMSEGYGLNIASVKRFHSEGVGLIVTVDCGMANHEEIALAKELGIDVIILDHHEPSESLPPADAIVNPKRSDCSFPFKQLAAVGIVFNFLIALRGALRTEGFWSNSNCPNLRGYLDLVALGTIGDVVPLVDENRIFAKIGMELISQDTRIGIRALKMVCGLEGKPIEASRASFTLIPRINAAGRISSAANAVELLLSENSEEAFILAQKLEGFNKKRQLLERAIFAQLLETVSKATTSGDNEPMVFSSPDWHPGVIGIVASKLADRFGRPAILISIKDGLGKGSGRSAADFNLFEGIKRCESHLLAYGGHRYAAGILIEEENIAPFTKQLSEIINDSCPEQEFASCTAIDAQCLLADINHELLTQIQMLAPFGSGNQEPILCARNVSVSSPAIVGNNHLKMRVSNNGISRDSIWFNKGQYLPIISQAVLDIVFTPKINDWNGAENIQLIMRDAIVKKN, from the coding sequence ATGTCCGTTCATGATCTCCCGACAACCCGCTGGCATTTGCGGGAAGAAAACAGGGAAGCTCAGTATCTGCTCGTTCGGGATCTGGGAATAAGCCCTATCGTTTCCGGAATCATTATCAATCGTGACATCGGCACTACTGAAGAAATCAGACATTACCTGTCCCCTTCCCTTCACGATCTTCATAATCCTTTTTTAATGCGGGACATGAAAAAGGCCGTTGAGCGGTTTATCACCGCTTTCCATCAAAAGAAAAAAATCGTTGTTTTTGGCGATTACGACGCAGACGGAATAACCTCGGTCGTAGTGCTTTTGCGTTTTATTTGCGAAATACATGGCAATGCAAGTTTCTACATACCGGACAGGATGTCGGAGGGATATGGTCTTAACATTGCCTCCGTTAAAAGATTCCACTCCGAAGGGGTGGGGCTTATTGTTACCGTTGATTGCGGCATGGCAAATCATGAGGAAATAGCGCTCGCCAAAGAGCTGGGCATCGACGTTATTATCCTCGATCACCATGAACCCTCGGAATCCCTGCCGCCGGCAGACGCAATCGTCAATCCGAAGCGCTCCGATTGCAGCTTTCCCTTCAAACAACTGGCTGCCGTCGGCATTGTTTTTAATTTCCTGATCGCCCTGCGCGGCGCCCTGCGTACCGAGGGGTTCTGGAGTAACAGCAACTGCCCTAATCTGCGGGGCTATCTTGATCTCGTTGCGTTGGGTACCATTGGCGATGTTGTCCCGCTGGTCGATGAAAACAGGATATTCGCTAAAATAGGTATGGAACTTATATCGCAGGACACAAGAATTGGGATACGCGCGCTGAAAATGGTTTGCGGCCTGGAAGGAAAGCCGATAGAAGCAAGCAGGGCATCCTTTACCCTCATCCCCCGGATAAATGCGGCGGGCAGGATTTCGTCGGCGGCAAATGCCGTCGAACTGCTCCTTTCCGAAAATTCAGAAGAGGCTTTCATTCTCGCGCAAAAACTTGAAGGTTTTAACAAAAAAAGACAGTTACTGGAAAGAGCGATTTTCGCTCAACTGCTGGAAACAGTGTCAAAGGCCACAACTTCCGGTGATAATGAACCAATGGTTTTCTCCTCTCCGGACTGGCATCCAGGCGTGATAGGGATTGTCGCCTCAAAACTAGCGGACCGTTTTGGCCGACCGGCGATACTTATCAGCATCAAAGATGGATTGGGCAAGGGCTCAGGACGCAGCGCCGCAGATTTTAATCTCTTCGAGGGGATCAAGCGTTGTGAATCGCATCTGCTGGCCTACGGCGGCCATCGCTATGCGGCCGGCATCCTGATCGAGGAAGAAAATATAGCCCCGTTCACAAAGCAGTTAAGTGAAATTATCAACGACAGCTGTCCGGAACAGGAATTTGCCTCATGCACCGCAATTGACGCCCAGTGCCTGCTGGCCGACATAAACCATGAACTGCTTACACAAATTCAGATGCTGGCCCCTTTTGGCAGCGGCAATCAGGAACCGATCCTCTGCGCCAGAAATGTTAGCGTTTCATCTCCGGCAATTGTCGGAAACAACCATTTAAAAATGCGCGTCAGTAATAACGGCATCTCCCGGGACTCTATCTGGTTCAACAAGGGTCAATACCTGCCCATAATCAGCCAAGCTGTGCTCGATATTGTCTTTACCCCAAAAATTAATGACTGGAACGGAGCGGAAAACATCCAATTGATAATGAGGGACGCGATAGTCAAAAAAAACTAA
- the rpmB gene encoding 50S ribosomal protein L28 produces the protein MSRVCEVCGKKSLKGHKVSHANNKHSKVWQPNLQKIRCVDDKSGGVKQVKVCTRCIRSGFVKKIV, from the coding sequence ATGTCAAGAGTTTGTGAAGTATGTGGGAAGAAGTCGTTGAAGGGCCATAAGGTAAGCCATGCCAATAACAAGCATTCCAAGGTCTGGCAACCAAATCTCCAGAAGATCCGTTGCGTTGACGATAAATCAGGAGGGGTCAAGCAGGTTAAGGTTTGTACCCGCTGCATCCGGTCCGGTTTTGTCAAAAAAATTGTTTAA
- a CDS encoding ATP-dependent 6-phosphofructokinase, translating into MKTEFNVRKTEFNVYNAKLNVHKTDIVYDFTIHALGECTIPSPVNVSYFVPEERRLLFNTYLNEFDSLKSPEGLPLSFEMAGPREKIFFDPSKTKAAIVTCGGLCPGINDVIRSLVMELYYRYGVQNVIGIKYGFQGFIHKYGHPVIQLTPDVVKDINNLGGSILSSSRGRQDIDEMVNALKRMNIDLLFTIGGDGTIRGTEGICEEIARRGLNIGVVGIPKTIDNDLNLIQQSFGFDTAVSESVKAIQCAHVEAKGAPNGIGLVKIMGREAGHIAASAALAQNDVNFVLIPEVPFDLDGEKGLLRQIEKRLKESAHCVLLVAEGAGQDIMSQDWKRGDPALCSPLQGATCPYPANRRQLTIETDASGNPRLHDIGAFLKKEIADHFEKTGIEVNIKYIDPSYMIRSVPANASDSRYCGALGQYAVHAGMAGKTGIIVGMVKDEYVHIPLKMIGSGTQLDPLGNIWMRVLEATGQPPSLTND; encoded by the coding sequence ATGAAAACGGAGTTTAATGTTCGCAAAACGGAGTTTAATGTTTACAATGCTAAGCTTAATGTTCATAAAACAGACATCGTTTATGATTTTACGATACATGCTCTCGGCGAATGCACCATCCCGTCTCCTGTAAACGTCAGCTATTTTGTTCCCGAAGAAAGGAGATTGCTTTTCAATACCTATCTGAACGAGTTTGATTCCCTGAAATCGCCGGAGGGCTTGCCGCTTTCCTTTGAGATGGCCGGACCGCGTGAGAAAATATTCTTCGATCCCTCCAAAACAAAAGCCGCCATTGTTACCTGCGGCGGGCTTTGCCCCGGCATAAATGATGTTATCCGCTCGTTGGTTATGGAACTTTATTATCGCTATGGCGTTCAAAATGTTATTGGCATCAAGTATGGATTTCAGGGATTTATTCATAAATACGGCCATCCGGTAATTCAGCTCACGCCCGATGTCGTAAAAGACATCAATAACCTGGGGGGATCAATTCTCTCCTCCTCCCGGGGACGTCAGGATATAGACGAGATGGTGAACGCCCTGAAAAGAATGAACATTGACCTGCTTTTCACAATAGGCGGAGACGGTACCATACGGGGAACGGAGGGCATCTGCGAAGAGATTGCGCGCCGCGGTCTGAATATTGGGGTTGTCGGGATACCTAAGACTATTGACAACGACCTGAACCTGATACAGCAGTCATTCGGCTTCGATACAGCCGTTTCCGAATCGGTCAAGGCAATCCAGTGCGCCCATGTAGAGGCTAAGGGAGCGCCCAATGGAATTGGCCTTGTCAAGATCATGGGACGGGAAGCCGGCCATATTGCGGCAAGCGCCGCTTTGGCACAAAATGATGTAAATTTTGTTCTTATCCCGGAGGTTCCCTTTGATTTGGATGGTGAAAAGGGGCTGCTCAGGCAAATCGAAAAAAGGCTGAAAGAAAGCGCCCATTGTGTTCTTCTTGTCGCCGAAGGCGCAGGACAGGACATCATGTCTCAGGACTGGAAAAGGGGGGACCCTGCCCTCTGCAGCCCTTTGCAGGGGGCAACTTGTCCATATCCGGCCAACCGGCGACAGTTGACTATTGAGACAGACGCCTCGGGCAACCCCCGGCTGCATGACATCGGCGCCTTCCTGAAAAAAGAAATTGCTGATCACTTTGAAAAAACAGGCATTGAAGTTAACATTAAGTATATCGACCCCAGCTACATGATCCGCAGCGTTCCGGCAAACGCCAGTGACAGCCGCTACTGCGGTGCCCTCGGACAATATGCCGTTCATGCTGGAATGGCAGGGAAAACAGGGATAATTGTAGGCATGGTGAAGGATGAATACGTCCATATTCCCCTCAAGATGATTGGTTCCGGCACGCAGCTCGATCCCCTTGGAAATATCTGGATGAGGGTTCTGGAAGCTACCGGCCAGCCCCCTTCCCTTACTAATGATTAA
- the purN gene encoding phosphoribosylglycinamide formyltransferase, with amino-acid sequence MTDQFTSSETQGVREARRKTVLGVLVSGNGSNLQSLIENIENKKLDGQISVVISNNPCAYALERCRKHNIPTAVVDHRRFAAREDFDRRVIEILKASGVELVVMAGFMRILTPLFFRAFPMKIINIHPALLPAFSGLHVQQKAIDYGVKFSGCTVHFADEGVDSGPVIIQAVVPVYDDDDASSLSKRILAEEHRIYPQAIQYYAEGRIEINGRKVCILNSTRREDTALINPPLTIT; translated from the coding sequence ATGACCGATCAGTTTACTTCATCTGAAACTCAAGGGGTAAGAGAGGCACGGCGCAAGACTGTCCTTGGCGTTCTTGTTTCGGGAAACGGTTCAAATCTCCAGTCCCTTATAGAAAATATAGAAAACAAAAAACTCGACGGCCAGATTAGCGTAGTGATCAGCAACAATCCATGCGCCTACGCCTTGGAGAGGTGTCGAAAACATAATATTCCCACGGCGGTAGTCGATCATCGTCGCTTTGCGGCGAGAGAGGATTTTGACAGACGCGTGATTGAAATCCTCAAAGCCTCGGGAGTCGAACTTGTTGTGATGGCAGGGTTCATGCGAATACTGACTCCCCTCTTTTTTCGCGCCTTCCCGATGAAAATAATTAATATCCACCCGGCTCTCCTTCCCGCTTTTTCAGGACTCCATGTCCAGCAGAAGGCTATCGATTATGGGGTGAAATTTTCCGGATGCACCGTTCATTTTGCCGATGAAGGAGTAGATTCCGGTCCCGTAATTATCCAAGCTGTAGTTCCGGTTTATGACGATGATGATGCAAGCAGCCTCTCAAAACGCATTTTGGCAGAGGAGCATCGTATCTATCCCCAGGCCATCCAGTACTACGCTGAAGGCAGAATAGAGATAAATGGCCGCAAGGTGTGCATTCTTAACTCCACCCGGCGTGAGGATACAGCCCTTATCAACCCGCCTTTGACAATAACTTAA
- the purM gene encoding phosphoribosylformylglycinamidine cyclo-ligase — MTDKLTYRKSGVDIDAGNSFVERIKPLIKNTTRREMMSGIGGFGGLFHLDTGKIKDPLLVSSTDGVGTKLKIAQLMDKHDTVGIDLVAMSVNDIIVQGAEPLFFLDYIACGKLDVDKSVQIVEGIVTGCQDAGCSLLGGETAEMPGFYPNGEYDLAGFCVGVVEADKLIDGSEIRVGDRIIGIASSGLHSNGFSLVRRILFDEGKLKPSAKIAGFDQSLGLELLTPTKIYVKPILNLIKNFQIHGIVHITGGGFTENIPRIIPAQCCSVIRRGSWPTLPIFDLLRDIGKIDDEEMFRVFNMGIGMVLIVAKNDEAEIIDRLDKMGEHGYALGEIEMRGKDDRSVYFI, encoded by the coding sequence ATGACAGACAAACTTACTTACAGAAAATCTGGAGTTGACATTGATGCGGGCAATTCCTTTGTCGAGAGAATAAAACCTCTGATAAAAAACACCACCCGCAGGGAAATGATGAGTGGAATTGGCGGTTTCGGCGGCCTTTTCCACCTCGATACGGGGAAAATAAAAGACCCTCTGCTTGTCTCTTCCACGGACGGCGTAGGCACCAAACTCAAAATCGCGCAATTGATGGACAAGCATGATACGGTCGGAATCGACCTTGTTGCGATGTCGGTAAACGACATCATTGTTCAGGGAGCGGAGCCGCTCTTTTTTCTCGACTACATAGCATGCGGCAAGCTGGATGTAGATAAAAGCGTTCAAATTGTTGAAGGAATCGTCACGGGTTGTCAGGATGCCGGCTGCTCGCTGCTCGGCGGGGAAACGGCGGAGATGCCGGGTTTCTATCCAAACGGCGAGTATGATCTTGCCGGTTTTTGCGTCGGCGTTGTCGAAGCTGATAAGCTGATCGACGGATCCGAAATCCGCGTCGGCGACCGGATTATCGGAATAGCATCCTCCGGGTTGCACAGCAATGGCTTTTCACTGGTGCGGCGCATCCTCTTTGACGAAGGGAAACTGAAACCATCCGCCAAAATAGCCGGTTTTGACCAGTCATTGGGGCTCGAGCTCCTCACCCCAACCAAAATTTACGTAAAACCTATTCTCAATCTGATCAAAAATTTCCAAATCCACGGAATTGTGCATATTACCGGAGGGGGCTTTACCGAAAACATCCCCCGCATTATCCCTGCTCAGTGCTGCAGCGTAATTCGCAGAGGAAGCTGGCCCACCCTGCCGATTTTTGATTTACTCCGCGACATCGGCAAGATCGATGATGAAGAGATGTTTCGGGTGTTCAACATGGGGATCGGAATGGTCCTGATTGTCGCAAAAAATGATGAAGCAGAGATTATCGACCGGCTGGATAAAATGGGTGAGCACGGCTATGCCTTAGGAGAAATTGAAATGAGAGGGAAAGATGACCGATCAGTTTACTTCATCTGA
- the recG gene encoding ATP-dependent DNA helicase RecG has product MEPLLKIIEKMEAPLFFAAWNSYSRLSLVENLGEAMTSLLKQLRGAVNPKGNKLTRIKDRDAIINELSRLFLDYDGSGAEEKKVRIDNAVKALADLKGILQRDSDSENGKGGEGALRVQTALSLPITSISGVGPRMAALFTRKDIKTIEELLYFLPRRYEDRRNISLIAETVPGVKQIVVGRVVHAELRFYGRKKVFEALIEDSSGVIKAKWFKGQELFFRNAFKPNARVILAGVIVGFPFEREIIHPDFEILSEGEDQLLHFKRIVPIYSETAGLPQKTIRRITWRAMRDFAPLMMSPIPENIIKSRSLMDFRNAFRMVHFPDNDHNIDDYQQMHSAAHRRLIYDEFFFFQLGMALRKKGQLLEKGISFNVNPEMLRNLYNILPFSLTGAQSRTIAEIGKDMASPLPMNRLLQGDVGSGKTIVATVAAVVACANGYQTAIMAPTEILAEQHYRNISELLDKLGIKCELLTGNLSAPQKAEVLEKIENGRSGFVVGTHALIQGKVVFKKLGLVVIDEQHRFGVVQRAALRKKGQIPDVLVMTATPIPRTLAMTVYGDLDVSIIDEMPPGKQPTRTKVFSEAQRSRVYEIIRREVKKGNQVFIVYPLVEASENLDLKDAVCMAEHLHKNVFPELNVGLVHGRMKGKEKEQVMSDFVGMKINILVATTVIEVGIDIPAASLMVIEHAERFGLSQLHQLRGRVGRGGAPSYCILLVQKPSSEDARKRLRIMEETNDGFRIAEEDLAIRGPGEFMGTRQSGLPDFRIANIARDGRILSEAKEDAFSVVDNDPYLTDPNHSELRDVLLRRWEGRLSLAKTG; this is encoded by the coding sequence ATGGAGCCATTATTAAAAATCATCGAAAAAATGGAGGCGCCGCTTTTTTTTGCAGCATGGAACTCTTACAGCCGCCTGTCGCTTGTCGAAAATCTCGGCGAGGCGATGACGTCTCTTCTGAAGCAGCTCCGAGGAGCTGTCAATCCCAAGGGCAATAAACTTACCCGGATTAAGGATAGGGATGCCATCATCAATGAACTTTCAAGGCTGTTTCTCGATTATGATGGGTCAGGCGCCGAAGAGAAGAAAGTACGGATAGATAATGCAGTCAAAGCGCTTGCTGATTTGAAAGGCATTCTGCAAAGAGATTCTGATAGTGAAAATGGAAAAGGTGGGGAGGGGGCGTTACGTGTGCAAACTGCCCTTTCCCTTCCTATTACTTCTATCTCCGGGGTGGGACCGAGGATGGCCGCTCTTTTCACCCGTAAAGATATAAAAACGATAGAGGAGCTTCTCTACTTTCTCCCTCGCCGCTACGAAGACCGCCGGAATATTTCCCTGATCGCGGAAACTGTTCCTGGAGTAAAGCAGATTGTCGTAGGCAGAGTCGTGCATGCTGAGCTGCGTTTCTATGGCAGGAAAAAGGTGTTCGAAGCTCTAATCGAGGACTCTTCCGGGGTTATAAAGGCCAAATGGTTTAAAGGACAGGAACTGTTTTTTCGTAATGCCTTTAAGCCAAACGCCCGCGTCATCCTTGCCGGCGTGATTGTCGGGTTTCCTTTTGAACGGGAAATAATCCATCCTGATTTCGAGATTCTCAGCGAAGGTGAGGATCAGCTCCTCCACTTCAAGAGGATTGTGCCGATCTATTCCGAAACAGCCGGGCTTCCCCAAAAAACTATTCGGCGGATAACGTGGCGAGCTATGCGCGACTTTGCGCCCCTCATGATGAGCCCGATCCCTGAAAATATAATCAAAAGCCGCTCCCTGATGGATTTTCGCAATGCTTTTCGTATGGTCCATTTCCCCGATAACGACCACAATATCGATGACTATCAACAGATGCATTCGGCGGCCCATCGGCGGCTCATCTATGATGAGTTTTTCTTTTTTCAACTGGGAATGGCCTTGAGAAAAAAGGGACAGCTTCTCGAAAAGGGCATTTCTTTCAACGTCAATCCGGAGATGCTGCGCAATCTCTACAATATCCTCCCTTTTTCTCTAACCGGCGCCCAAAGTCGCACTATCGCGGAAATCGGGAAAGACATGGCCTCTCCGTTGCCTATGAACAGGCTTTTACAGGGGGATGTGGGCTCCGGAAAGACAATTGTTGCGACTGTCGCTGCCGTGGTTGCCTGTGCGAATGGATATCAGACGGCAATTATGGCCCCGACCGAAATTCTTGCCGAACAGCACTACCGCAATATATCTGAATTGTTGGATAAGCTGGGAATCAAATGCGAGCTGCTGACCGGCAATCTGTCGGCGCCCCAAAAGGCGGAGGTTCTGGAGAAAATAGAAAACGGACGGAGTGGGTTTGTAGTAGGCACACATGCCCTGATTCAGGGCAAGGTTGTTTTTAAAAAGTTGGGGCTCGTTGTGATCGATGAACAGCACCGCTTCGGCGTCGTTCAGAGGGCAGCCCTCCGCAAAAAAGGGCAAATTCCCGATGTCCTGGTCATGACCGCAACCCCCATCCCCCGCACCCTGGCAATGACGGTTTATGGCGATCTGGACGTCTCGATTATCGATGAAATGCCCCCCGGAAAACAGCCAACGCGGACGAAGGTTTTTTCGGAAGCGCAACGGTCGCGCGTTTATGAAATTATCCGCCGTGAGGTTAAAAAAGGCAATCAGGTGTTCATTGTCTATCCCCTGGTAGAAGCTTCAGAAAATCTTGACCTTAAGGATGCCGTTTGTATGGCGGAACACCTCCACAAGAATGTTTTTCCGGAGCTGAACGTCGGCCTTGTCCATGGCCGGATGAAAGGTAAGGAAAAAGAGCAGGTTATGAGTGATTTTGTCGGGATGAAAATAAACATTCTCGTCGCGACAACGGTCATTGAAGTTGGGATTGACATTCCCGCCGCGTCGCTGATGGTAATCGAACACGCGGAGCGGTTCGGGCTATCCCAGCTTCACCAGCTGAGGGGGCGTGTGGGCCGGGGCGGTGCTCCGTCTTACTGCATCCTGCTTGTTCAGAAGCCTTCCTCTGAAGACGCCCGCAAAAGATTGCGCATTATGGAGGAGACTAACGACGGCTTCCGCATTGCCGAAGAGGATCTGGCTATACGGGGGCCGGGTGAATTCATGGGAACCAGACAATCCGGCCTTCCCGATTTCAGGATAGCCAACATCGCACGGGATGGCAGGATTCTCTCTGAGGCGAAGGAAGATGCCTTTTCGGTTGTGGATAATGATCCGTATCTGACAGACCCGAATCACTCTGAACTCCGGGATGTCCTGCTGCGCAGATGGGAAGGCAGACTGTCCCTGGCGAAAACCGGATAG